A genomic stretch from Cellulomonas sp. KRMCY2 includes:
- a CDS encoding metallopeptidase family protein, translated as MSSIPARRNPADGQAALAPRRRDRRGRGLRGPLVPPALPAYRTRAERFDDHVLGAVERLERRWARQLEGTEFAVEEVPPSHPAPWEHGGVPLGRYFPADAGMPARIVVYRRPVETRAVDETDLADLVRDVLVEQVAHLLARPPEDVDPGYRV; from the coding sequence GTGAGCAGCATCCCCGCACGCCGGAACCCGGCCGACGGCCAGGCCGCACTCGCACCCCGCCGCCGTGACCGTCGGGGACGTGGCCTGCGCGGCCCGCTCGTCCCGCCCGCCCTGCCGGCGTACCGCACCCGGGCCGAGCGGTTCGACGACCACGTGCTCGGCGCCGTCGAGCGGCTCGAGCGCCGATGGGCCCGTCAGCTCGAGGGCACCGAGTTCGCCGTCGAGGAGGTCCCGCCCTCGCACCCCGCACCGTGGGAGCACGGCGGCGTCCCGCTCGGCCGCTACTTCCCCGCGGACGCCGGGATGCCCGCGCGGATCGTCGTCTACCGGCGACCGGTGGAGACCCGGGCCGTGGACGAGACGGACCTCGCCGACCTCGTGCGCGACGTCCTGGTCGAGCAGGTCGCCCACCTCCTGGCACGGCCACCGGAGGACGTGGACCCGGGGTATCGGGTCTGA
- a CDS encoding DUF3499 domain-containing protein, translated as MRSGRQCSRSACGRPAVATLTYVYSDSTAVLGPLAQLAEPHSYDLCSEHAGRLTAPRGWEVVRLTPEFIPTGPTPDDLVALAEAVREAGRPRRAEVLPEPAGTEIARRGHLRVLRGEGV; from the coding sequence GTGAGATCAGGACGGCAGTGTTCCCGCAGCGCCTGCGGTCGGCCTGCCGTCGCGACGCTCACCTACGTGTACTCGGACTCCACAGCGGTCCTCGGACCGCTCGCCCAGCTCGCCGAGCCGCACTCCTACGACTTGTGCAGCGAGCACGCCGGCCGGTTGACCGCGCCACGTGGCTGGGAGGTCGTCCGCCTCACCCCGGAGTTCATCCCGACCGGTCCGACGCCCGACGACCTGGTGGCGCTGGCGGAGGCCGTCCGGGAGGCCGGTCGTCCACGACGTGCCGAGGTCCTGCCCGAGCCCGCCGGCACCGAGATCGCGCGTCGCGGCCACCTGCGGGTCCTGCGCGGCGAGGGCGTCTGA
- a CDS encoding phosphomannomutase/phosphoglucomutase codes for MTTTPETTAPHADDLPDLTGLIKAYDVRGVVPDQFSPDVARAIGAAFAEVVVLADGADAVVHPDTGRPFVVIGRDMRPSGPELGAAFAEGVTGRGVDVELIGLCSTDGLYHASGALGVPGAMFTASHNPARYNGIKMCRSGARPVGQDTGLSAVRDLSSQYLATGVPVLAEGRGEVTEREMLGEYADFLRGLVDLSGIRPLKVVVDAGNGMAGLTAPAVLGTAGGLPALPLDVVPLYFELDGTFPNHEANPLEPKNLVDLQAAVVEHGADIGLAFDGDADRCFVIDERGAPVSPSAITALVGLREVAREVAAGRRPTVIHNLITSRIVPELLTAAGARTVRTRVGHSYIKSEMAEQDAVFGGEHSAHYYFRDFFFADTGMLAAMHVLAALGNARSADGGPVTLSRLAESYEPYAASGEINSRVVDVPAARARVVEAYVTQQGAGPVVVDELDGLTVSHWDDQPRWWFNLRPSNTEPLLRLNVEAADDDVMTKVRDDVLALVRADSAADGS; via the coding sequence GTGACGACTACGCCCGAGACCACCGCTCCGCACGCCGACGACCTGCCCGACCTCACCGGCCTGATCAAGGCCTATGACGTCCGTGGCGTCGTCCCGGACCAGTTCAGCCCCGACGTCGCGCGGGCCATCGGCGCTGCCTTCGCCGAGGTCGTCGTGCTCGCGGACGGCGCCGACGCGGTCGTCCACCCGGACACCGGTCGTCCGTTCGTCGTCATCGGCAGAGACATGCGGCCGTCCGGTCCTGAGCTCGGCGCTGCCTTCGCCGAGGGCGTGACCGGGCGCGGCGTCGACGTCGAGCTCATCGGGCTCTGCTCGACGGATGGCCTCTACCACGCCTCGGGCGCGCTCGGCGTCCCCGGTGCGATGTTCACCGCGAGCCACAACCCGGCCCGGTACAACGGCATCAAGATGTGCCGCTCCGGCGCGCGGCCGGTCGGCCAGGACACCGGACTCTCGGCTGTCCGCGACCTCTCGTCGCAGTACCTCGCCACCGGCGTCCCGGTGCTGGCCGAGGGGCGCGGCGAGGTGACCGAGCGCGAGATGCTCGGCGAGTACGCCGACTTCCTGCGCGGGCTCGTCGACCTGTCCGGCATCCGGCCGCTCAAGGTCGTCGTCGACGCCGGTAACGGCATGGCCGGCCTGACCGCACCGGCCGTCCTCGGCACGGCCGGTGGGCTGCCGGCACTGCCGCTCGACGTCGTCCCGCTGTACTTCGAGCTCGACGGCACCTTCCCCAACCACGAGGCCAACCCGCTCGAGCCGAAGAACCTGGTCGACCTGCAGGCCGCCGTGGTCGAGCACGGCGCCGACATCGGCCTCGCCTTCGACGGCGACGCCGACCGCTGCTTCGTCATCGACGAGCGCGGCGCGCCGGTCAGCCCGTCCGCGATCACCGCACTCGTCGGGCTCCGTGAGGTGGCCCGCGAGGTCGCCGCCGGGCGCCGGCCGACGGTGATCCACAACCTGATCACCTCCAGGATCGTGCCGGAGCTGCTCACGGCCGCCGGCGCCCGGACCGTGCGCACCCGGGTCGGCCACTCGTACATCAAGTCCGAGATGGCCGAGCAGGACGCCGTGTTCGGCGGTGAGCACAGCGCGCACTACTACTTCCGCGACTTCTTCTTCGCCGACACCGGGATGCTCGCCGCGATGCACGTGCTGGCTGCCCTCGGCAACGCGCGGTCCGCCGACGGCGGGCCGGTCACGCTGAGCAGGCTCGCCGAGTCCTACGAGCCGTACGCCGCGAGCGGCGAGATCAACTCCCGGGTGGTCGACGTGCCGGCGGCGCGTGCGCGCGTCGTCGAGGCGTACGTGACCCAGCAGGGCGCCGGACCGGTCGTGGTCGACGAGCTGGACGGCCTGACCGTCTCGCACTGGGACGACCAGCCGCGCTGGTGGTTCAACCTGCGGCCGTCCAACACCGAGCCGCTGCTGCGGCTGAACGTCGAGGCGGCCGACGACGACGTGATGACCAAGGTGCGGGACGACGTCCTGGCCCTGGTCCGGGCCGACTCCGCGGCCGACGGGAGCTGA
- a CDS encoding Trm112 family protein, whose amino-acid sequence MADLVLPLEPWVREILRCPACGSTLADRAAADGSPELVCESAACARAYPVRRGIPVLLVDEAAPATGTV is encoded by the coding sequence ATGGCCGACCTCGTCCTCCCGCTCGAACCCTGGGTCCGCGAGATCCTGCGGTGCCCGGCGTGCGGGTCGACCCTCGCCGACCGTGCTGCCGCCGACGGGAGCCCCGAGCTGGTCTGCGAGTCCGCGGCCTGCGCCCGGGCGTACCCGGTGCGCCGGGGCATCCCGGTGCTCCTGGTCGACGAGGCCGCACCTGCCACCGGGACGGTCTGA
- a CDS encoding cation diffusion facilitator family transporter: MSTGHGNKAIIAALSANLGIAVTKFVAYLLTGSSSMLAESVHSVADSGNQILLLVGGRRARREASAAHPFGYGRERYLYSFIVAIVLFSVGGLFALYEAWHKWSDPHGLEGRWWWVPIVVLVAAIAMESFSFRTAIVESNLVRGKRTWIGFVRGAKAPELPVILLEDLGALVGLTLALGGVGMTLITGDGRWDAAGTACIGVLLVIIAAILAIETRSLLLGESASTEHITAIEGALLGDGVLSVIHLRTLHIGPEELLVAAKIEVDVAETATEVAEAIDAAEARVRAAVPIAGLIYLEPDLRRAVAASDGSDGTGPA, from the coding sequence GTGTCCACCGGTCACGGCAACAAGGCGATCATCGCCGCGTTGTCCGCCAACCTCGGGATCGCTGTCACGAAGTTCGTCGCCTACCTCCTGACCGGCTCGAGCTCGATGCTCGCGGAGTCGGTGCACTCGGTCGCGGACTCCGGCAACCAGATCCTGCTGCTCGTGGGGGGCAGGCGCGCGCGGCGGGAGGCCAGCGCGGCGCACCCGTTCGGCTACGGGCGTGAGCGGTACCTCTACTCCTTCATCGTCGCCATCGTGCTGTTCTCGGTCGGTGGCCTGTTCGCCCTCTACGAGGCGTGGCACAAGTGGTCCGACCCGCACGGGCTCGAGGGCCGGTGGTGGTGGGTGCCGATCGTGGTCCTCGTCGCCGCCATCGCCATGGAGAGCTTCTCCTTCCGGACGGCGATCGTCGAGTCGAACCTCGTCCGCGGGAAGCGGACCTGGATCGGGTTCGTCCGCGGGGCGAAGGCGCCGGAGCTCCCGGTCATCCTGCTCGAGGACCTCGGCGCACTCGTCGGCCTGACGCTCGCCCTCGGCGGGGTCGGCATGACCCTGATCACCGGGGACGGGCGGTGGGACGCTGCCGGCACGGCCTGCATCGGCGTGCTCCTCGTGATCATCGCTGCGATCCTCGCGATCGAGACGCGGTCGCTGCTGCTCGGGGAGTCCGCCAGCACGGAGCACATCACCGCGATCGAGGGTGCCCTGCTCGGCGACGGGGTGCTGTCGGTCATCCACCTGCGCACCCTGCACATCGGGCCGGAGGAGCTGCTCGTCGCCGCCAAGATCGAGGTCGACGTCGCGGAGACCGCGACCGAGGTCGCCGAGGCGATCGACGCCGCCGAGGCTCGGGTCCGGGCCGCCGTACCGATCGCGGGGCTGATCTACCTCGAGCCCGATCTGCGGCGGGCCGTCGCCGCGTCGGACGGCAGCGACGGGACGGGACCGGCCTGA
- the ahcY gene encoding adenosylhomocysteinase, with amino-acid sequence MSTSTPTTFDEQPGRYKVRSLALAESGRHQIRLAEHEMPGLMALRDEFATTKPLAGARITGSLHMTVQTAVLIETLVALGAEVRWASCNIFSTQDEAAAAVAVGPHGTASDPQGVPIFAWKGETLAEYWDCTEQILVWPGGTGPNMILDDGGDATLLVHKGVELESLGAVPADGAPGEPGYSEEHNLVLGVLRRSITLDPQRWTSIAADILGVTEETTTGVHRLYQLAEVGRLLFPAINVNDSVTKSKFDNKYGIRHSLPDGINRATDILMGGKVAFVAGYGDVGKGAAEAFRGQGARVVVSEIDPICALQAAMDGYQVVRIEDVVAEADFFITTTGNRDVITAEHMAAMRDKAVVGNIGHFDNEIDIAGLTGVPGVVRTEIKPQVHEWIFPATADRPEHSIIVLSEGRLLNLGNATGHPSFVMSNSFSNQVIAQIELFTRREEYPIAVHRLPKVLDEKVARLHLDALGVHLTELTKVQAEYLGIDAAGPYKADHYRY; translated from the coding sequence ATGTCCACGAGCACCCCCACCACCTTCGACGAGCAGCCTGGCCGCTACAAGGTCCGCAGCCTTGCGCTCGCCGAGTCCGGTCGGCACCAGATCCGCCTCGCCGAGCACGAGATGCCCGGCCTGATGGCGCTGCGCGACGAGTTCGCCACGACGAAGCCCCTCGCCGGCGCCCGCATCACCGGCTCCCTGCACATGACCGTCCAGACCGCCGTCCTGATCGAGACCCTCGTGGCCCTCGGCGCCGAGGTCCGCTGGGCCTCGTGCAACATCTTCTCGACCCAGGACGAGGCTGCTGCGGCCGTCGCCGTCGGCCCGCACGGCACGGCGTCGGACCCCCAGGGCGTGCCGATCTTCGCGTGGAAGGGCGAGACCCTCGCCGAGTACTGGGACTGCACCGAGCAGATCCTGGTCTGGCCCGGCGGCACGGGGCCGAACATGATCCTCGACGACGGGGGCGATGCGACGCTCCTGGTGCACAAGGGTGTCGAGCTCGAGTCACTCGGCGCCGTCCCGGCCGACGGCGCTCCGGGCGAGCCCGGCTACTCCGAGGAGCACAACCTGGTCCTCGGTGTCCTGCGTCGGTCGATCACGCTGGACCCGCAGCGCTGGACGAGCATCGCGGCCGACATCCTGGGCGTGACCGAGGAGACCACGACCGGTGTGCACCGGCTGTACCAGCTCGCCGAGGTCGGCCGGCTGCTGTTCCCGGCGATCAACGTCAACGACTCGGTGACCAAGTCCAAGTTCGACAACAAGTACGGCATCCGGCACTCGCTGCCGGACGGGATCAACCGGGCGACCGACATCCTGATGGGCGGCAAGGTCGCCTTCGTCGCGGGCTACGGCGACGTCGGCAAGGGTGCGGCGGAGGCGTTCCGTGGTCAGGGTGCCCGTGTCGTGGTCAGCGAGATCGACCCGATCTGCGCGCTGCAGGCGGCGATGGACGGCTACCAGGTCGTGCGGATCGAGGATGTCGTCGCCGAGGCGGACTTCTTCATCACCACGACGGGCAACCGCGACGTGATCACCGCCGAGCACATGGCCGCCATGCGGGACAAGGCAGTGGTCGGCAACATCGGCCACTTCGACAACGAGATCGACATCGCCGGCCTCACCGGTGTGCCCGGCGTCGTCCGCACCGAGATCAAGCCCCAGGTGCACGAGTGGATCTTCCCGGCGACGGCCGATCGGCCGGAGCACTCGATCATCGTGCTCTCCGAGGGGCGCCTGCTCAACCTCGGCAACGCGACGGGCCACCCGTCGTTCGTGATGAGCAACTCGTTCTCGAACCAGGTGATCGCGCAGATCGAGCTCTTCACCAGGCGCGAGGAGTACCCGATCGCCGTCCACCGGCTGCCCAAGGTCCTCGACGAGAAGGTCGCCAGGCTGCACCTCGACGCGCTCGGTGTGCACCTGACCGAGCTGACCAAGGTGCAGGCCGAATACCTGGGCATCGACGCGGCCGGTCCCTACAAGGCCGACCACTACCGCTACTGA
- a CDS encoding M15 family metallopeptidase, whose amino-acid sequence MRLSLGATALVGMLVLGGCATPQPGPGPSRTAAPAVSPAVSPTVPPAVSPTVPPTVSPTVPRASAAEPVPMFASSVGPITPELAERMAASWRPGCPVPLEDLRYVTVAHVDPDGVVRTGELVVHADVADGIVGVFAALFEARYPISSMRLVDDFGADDSASMAADNTSAFNCRPITGGTAWSEHAYGTAIDVNPVENPYVVGGHVAPRAGREFTSRPDLPGVIHPDDAVVTAFAAAGWQWGGAWSSPIDYQHFSVSGR is encoded by the coding sequence ATGCGACTGTCGCTCGGGGCCACGGCCCTCGTCGGCATGCTCGTGCTCGGCGGGTGTGCGACGCCGCAGCCCGGTCCGGGGCCGTCGCGGACCGCGGCCCCCGCTGTGTCGCCGGCTGTCTCGCCCACTGTGCCGCCGGCTGTCTCGCCCACCGTGCCGCCCACCGTGTCACCCACGGTGCCGCGCGCCTCGGCGGCCGAGCCGGTGCCCATGTTCGCCTCGTCGGTGGGGCCGATCACCCCGGAGCTCGCCGAGCGGATGGCGGCCTCGTGGCGGCCGGGCTGCCCGGTGCCCCTTGAGGACCTGCGGTACGTGACGGTCGCCCACGTCGACCCGGACGGCGTCGTCCGGACGGGCGAGCTCGTCGTGCACGCCGACGTGGCCGACGGCATCGTCGGTGTCTTCGCCGCCCTGTTCGAGGCCCGCTACCCGATCAGCTCGATGCGACTGGTCGACGACTTCGGCGCCGACGACAGCGCGTCGATGGCGGCGGACAACACCTCGGCGTTCAACTGCCGGCCGATCACCGGTGGCACGGCCTGGTCGGAGCACGCCTACGGCACGGCGATCGACGTCAACCCGGTCGAGAACCCCTACGTCGTCGGTGGACACGTGGCGCCGCGCGCGGGCCGGGAGTTCACCAGCCGGCCGGATCTGCCCGGGGTGATCCACCCCGACGACGCCGTCGTCACCGCGTTCGCGGCCGCGGGCTGGCAGTGGGGTGGCGCCTGGAGCAGTCCGATCGACTACCAGCACTTCTCGGTCAGCGGTCGCTGA
- a CDS encoding RDD family protein, producing the protein MRDEILIGEGVVLDARPASFATRMLGALIDVAALVIVGTAVLALAGNIIDELDPAAGAALGITALVIVTIVIPATVETLTRGRSLGKLVMGIRVVRDDGGPVRARHAIIRALVGVLEMWMTAGGIALMTSLAHPQGKRLGDLLAGTYAVRVRGGQRALPPLFMPPELAGWVRAADIRRLPDGVALAARQFLGRAEKLHQASRVRLGTELAAEIEGYVAPGPPPGTHPERFLAAVLTERRDREYAHAMRAASIARSEALLLHRLPHAVPDPVD; encoded by the coding sequence GTGCGGGACGAGATCCTCATCGGCGAGGGCGTCGTCCTCGACGCCCGCCCCGCGTCCTTCGCCACCCGGATGCTTGGCGCGCTGATCGACGTGGCAGCGCTCGTCATCGTCGGGACCGCGGTCCTGGCTCTTGCCGGGAACATCATCGACGAGCTCGACCCGGCTGCCGGCGCGGCGCTGGGGATCACAGCGCTCGTGATCGTCACGATCGTGATCCCGGCCACCGTCGAGACGCTGACCCGCGGGCGGTCCCTCGGCAAGCTCGTGATGGGGATCAGGGTCGTTCGGGACGACGGCGGACCCGTGCGGGCGCGGCACGCGATCATCCGGGCGCTGGTCGGGGTGCTGGAGATGTGGATGACGGCCGGGGGCATCGCCCTGATGACGTCGCTCGCGCACCCCCAGGGCAAGCGGCTCGGCGACCTCCTGGCCGGGACCTACGCGGTGCGCGTGCGCGGCGGCCAGCGGGCCCTGCCGCCCCTGTTCATGCCCCCCGAGCTGGCCGGGTGGGTCCGGGCAGCGGACATCCGCCGCCTGCCGGACGGCGTCGCACTGGCCGCACGCCAGTTCCTCGGCCGCGCCGAGAAGCTGCACCAGGCGTCCCGGGTCCGGCTCGGCACCGAGCTCGCCGCCGAGATCGAGGGCTATGTGGCCCCCGGGCCCCCGCCGGGCACGCACCCCGAACGGTTCCTGGCGGCCGTCCTGACCGAACGGCGTGACCGCGAGTACGCCCATGCGATGCGGGCGGCGAGCATCGCGCGGTCCGAGGCGCTCCTGCTGCACCGGTTGCCGCACGCGGTCCCGGACCCGGTCGACTGA
- a CDS encoding DUF2510 domain-containing protein has translation MSTTPAGWYPDPERPGRQRWFDGTVWTEHVQPDGAPAPGLPAAVVGYGPAGGPPVAPWEVGRGRPGYAPQPGAQGPYGQQPYGFTPIYVPAPRKGWSPAVIVLAVVGGLVVLGILAAIAIPVFLNQRNDAAVAGLDYLSCDGIAADAVTYSNDGTDPAATPLVDITEIELVEDLRESAQVPFGAAEELVLDCRGVAQWSDGLVQPIRIWAAIDSEVEVWINWQGDY, from the coding sequence ATGAGCACGACCCCTGCCGGGTGGTACCCGGACCCCGAGCGACCTGGTCGGCAGCGCTGGTTCGACGGCACGGTCTGGACGGAGCACGTCCAGCCCGACGGTGCCCCTGCGCCGGGCCTGCCCGCGGCAGTGGTCGGCTACGGGCCGGCCGGTGGTCCACCCGTCGCCCCCTGGGAGGTGGGTCGCGGCCGGCCGGGGTACGCCCCGCAGCCGGGTGCCCAGGGGCCGTACGGGCAGCAGCCGTACGGGTTCACGCCGATCTACGTCCCGGCACCTCGCAAGGGCTGGTCGCCGGCCGTCATCGTGCTCGCCGTCGTCGGCGGGCTCGTCGTGCTCGGGATCCTCGCCGCCATCGCGATCCCGGTCTTCCTGAACCAGCGCAACGACGCGGCCGTCGCCGGTCTCGACTACCTGAGCTGCGACGGGATCGCGGCCGATGCCGTGACCTACTCGAACGACGGCACGGACCCGGCTGCGACGCCGCTCGTGGACATCACCGAGATCGAGCTCGTCGAGGACCTGCGCGAGTCCGCCCAGGTGCCCTTCGGCGCTGCCGAGGAGCTCGTGCTCGACTGCCGTGGTGTCGCGCAGTGGTCTGACGGACTGGTCCAGCCGATCCGGATCTGGGCAGCGATCGACTCGGAGGTCGAGGTCTGGATCAACTGGCAGGGCGACTACTGA
- a CDS encoding stage II sporulation protein M, producing the protein MDLDAFSAVHGPAWARLDELAKQRRLTGAESDEIVLLYQEVATHLSTVRSVAPDPSVVSQLSDVLGRARAAIAGSHDPSWSDAARFLVVSLPAALYRIRWWTVVIAVACCAVAVVAGANVYSDPAAQAAMGTPSQLEAYAEQEFANYYTNNPGQSFAAQVWTNNAWIAMQCVAFGITGWPLMVLWQNAVGVGAAGGVMALHGGLDVFFQLILPHGLMELTAIFVAGAAGLKIFWTVIDPGGRPRGRAVSEEGRALFTVALGLVGVLAVSGLVEGFVTPSDLPWGLKIAIGTVVLAAFWAYVLVLGRRAVLGGETGDLRAEHNVDQLPIAA; encoded by the coding sequence GTGGACCTCGACGCGTTCTCGGCCGTGCACGGACCCGCCTGGGCCCGCCTCGACGAGCTGGCCAAGCAGCGGCGGCTCACCGGTGCCGAGAGCGATGAGATCGTCCTGCTCTACCAGGAGGTCGCCACGCACCTGTCGACAGTGCGGTCCGTGGCCCCGGACCCGTCGGTCGTCTCGCAGCTCTCCGACGTCCTCGGCCGCGCACGTGCGGCGATCGCCGGCTCGCACGACCCGTCGTGGTCGGACGCCGCACGCTTCCTGGTCGTGAGTCTGCCGGCCGCCCTGTACCGGATCCGCTGGTGGACCGTCGTCATCGCGGTGGCCTGCTGCGCGGTGGCCGTCGTCGCGGGCGCCAACGTGTACTCCGATCCGGCGGCGCAGGCCGCCATGGGTACGCCGAGCCAGCTCGAGGCCTACGCCGAGCAGGAGTTCGCGAACTACTACACGAACAACCCCGGCCAGAGCTTCGCTGCGCAGGTCTGGACCAACAACGCGTGGATCGCCATGCAGTGCGTCGCCTTCGGCATCACGGGCTGGCCGCTGATGGTGCTCTGGCAGAACGCCGTGGGCGTCGGGGCGGCCGGTGGGGTGATGGCGCTGCACGGCGGCCTCGACGTGTTCTTCCAGCTGATCCTGCCGCACGGCCTGATGGAGCTCACGGCGATCTTCGTCGCGGGCGCCGCCGGTCTGAAGATCTTCTGGACGGTGATCGACCCCGGTGGCCGGCCGCGCGGCCGTGCGGTGTCCGAGGAGGGCAGGGCGCTGTTCACCGTCGCCCTCGGGCTGGTGGGTGTGCTGGCCGTCTCGGGCCTCGTCGAGGGCTTCGTGACCCCGTCCGACCTCCCGTGGGGGCTCAAGATCGCGATCGGCACCGTGGTGCTGGCCGCGTTCTGGGCCTACGTGCTCGTCCTCGGTCGGCGCGCGGTGCTCGGCGGCGAGACCGGGGACCTGCGCGCGGAGCACAACGTCGACCAGCTGCCGATCGCTGCCTGA
- a CDS encoding winged helix DNA-binding domain-containing protein has protein sequence MTRPSPGDDALTPVELNRALLSRQHLLARASLTAVQAVHHLVGLQAQNPSSPYPALWSRLAGFGPEELSEAMANRTVTRIAVMRGTIHLVTADDALLLPALIEPLLAGDLRRNATYGPPLREVDLGELAAAARDLLESEPMTPVALGNRLAQRWDTDAHALAYAARGTLPLVQVTPRGLWGRSGATTWTTTRAWLGREPVDLSDPDARLAALEEVALRYLGAFGPASVADLQAWCGLTGLGTVLERLRPGLVVFRCPPTPSGRPGRELFDLPDAHRPAAAETPPVRFLPDFDNLTLSHADRTRIVTDEHRRRLVTPNGYSPGTVLVDGMVAGTWTIERSREGTGRAATRAATLVVAPLEPSGSVREHRAAVLAEAEALVRLMADDAHVHGARLAA, from the coding sequence GTGACCCGCCCGAGTCCCGGCGACGACGCGCTGACGCCCGTCGAGCTCAACCGCGCGCTGCTGAGCCGTCAGCACCTGCTGGCCCGTGCGTCGCTGACCGCGGTCCAGGCGGTCCACCACCTCGTGGGGCTGCAGGCGCAGAACCCGTCGTCGCCCTACCCGGCTCTGTGGAGCAGGCTCGCCGGCTTCGGCCCCGAGGAGCTGAGCGAGGCGATGGCGAACCGGACGGTCACCCGGATCGCGGTGATGCGCGGCACCATCCACCTCGTGACGGCCGACGACGCGCTGCTCCTGCCCGCCCTGATCGAGCCGCTGCTCGCCGGTGACCTGAGGCGGAACGCCACCTACGGACCGCCGCTGCGCGAGGTCGACCTGGGCGAGCTGGCCGCCGCGGCTCGCGACCTCCTCGAGTCCGAGCCGATGACACCGGTCGCCCTGGGTAACCGGCTCGCGCAACGCTGGGACACCGACGCGCACGCCCTGGCCTACGCGGCCCGGGGAACCCTGCCGCTGGTCCAGGTGACCCCGCGCGGGCTGTGGGGCCGGTCCGGGGCGACGACCTGGACCACGACCCGCGCGTGGCTCGGCCGGGAGCCGGTCGACCTGTCCGACCCGGACGCGCGGCTCGCGGCGCTCGAGGAGGTCGCGCTGCGGTATCTCGGTGCCTTCGGCCCAGCGAGCGTCGCCGATCTGCAGGCGTGGTGCGGCCTGACCGGGCTGGGCACGGTCCTCGAGCGGCTCCGACCCGGGCTCGTGGTCTTCCGCTGCCCACCGACCCCGTCGGGCCGTCCCGGCCGGGAGCTGTTCGACCTGCCCGACGCCCACCGTCCCGCAGCGGCCGAGACGCCCCCGGTGCGGTTCCTGCCGGACTTCGACAACCTGACCCTGAGCCACGCGGACCGGACGCGCATCGTCACGGACGAGCACCGGCGTCGGCTGGTGACCCCGAACGGCTACTCACCGGGAACCGTGCTGGTCGACGGCATGGTGGCCGGGACCTGGACGATCGAGCGGTCACGGGAGGGCACCGGTCGCGCGGCCACCCGGGCCGCGACGCTGGTCGTCGCGCCGCTCGAGCCGTCGGGCTCGGTGCGCGAGCACCGGGCTGCGGTGCTCGCCGAGGCCGAGGCGCTCGTCCGCCTCATGGCCGACGACGCACACGTCCACGGCGCGCGACTCGCGGCCTGA